A window of the Capricornis sumatraensis isolate serow.1 chromosome 9, serow.2, whole genome shotgun sequence genome harbors these coding sequences:
- the LOC138086252 gene encoding olfactory receptor 6J1-like, producing MVTEFILLGFQNGKEVETLLFSAFLLMYMTSLIGNTMIILLVCVDYRLHSPMYFFVANLSFLEVAITSTVVPKMLANTFSLTKAISFVGCLTQSFFYFLLGSTEFFILAVMSFDRYVAICHPLRYAIIMNKQTCISLLLGSYVGAFLSILVSSILTAPLPFCGPNVIDHFFCDSAPVLKLVCADISLAELADFVSSAVLLLGSLLLTGVSYTYIIITIFRIPSVQGRQKSFSTCVSHITVVTLYYGSSIFIYVRPQKGNVMDVNKFATVLNTIVTPMLNPFIYSLRNEKVKGSLRDGVNKYVIMLKNLRSLKSQK from the coding sequence ATGGTCACTGAGTTCATTCTTCTAGGATTTCAGAACGGGAAAGAAGTAGAAACTCTTCTCTTTTCTGCATTCCTGCTTATGTACATGACATCTCTGATTGGCAACACTATGATTATCCTTTTGGTGTGTGTTGATTACCGTCTGCACTCACCCATGTATTTCTTTGTAGCCAATCTTTCTTTCCTTGAGGTTGCAATTACCTCCACGGTGGTGCCTAAGATGTTAGCCAACACATTTTCCCTCACCAAGGCAATATCCTTTGTGGGATGTCTTACACAGtctttcttctactttctctTGGGATCTACAGAATTCTTCATCTTGGCTGTTATGTCCTTTGATCGATATGTTGCCATCTGCCACCCGCTGAGGTATGCCATCATCATGAACAAACAAACATGCATATCATTGCTTCTGGGATCTTATGTCGGTGCATTTTTGTCAATTTTGGTCTCATCAATATTAACTGCCCCTCTGCCCTTTTGTGGACCAAATGTAATTGATCACTTCTTCTGTGACAGTGCTCCTGTGCTAAAGTTGGTCTGTGCAGATATCTCTCTGGCTGAGCTGGCTGACTTTGTCTCCTCTGCTGTGTTGCTGTTGGGTTCCTTGCTCCTGACAGGAGTGTCttacacatatattattattactatctttAGAATTCCCTCTGTCCAGGGACGACAGAAATCTTTCTCCACCTGTGTTTCTCATATCACAGTAGTAACACTTTACTATGGAAGCTCCATCTTCATCTATGTCCGCCCACAAAAGGGTAATGTGATGGATGTTAACAAATTTGCCACAGTGCTCAATACCATTGTGACACCAATGTTGAATCCTTTCATCTACAGTCTTCgaaatgagaaagtgaaaggtTCCCTGAGAGATGGTGTCAATAAATATGTGATTATGCTAAAAaatttaagatctttaaaatctcaaaaatga